From a region of the Geothrix sp. 21YS21S-2 genome:
- a CDS encoding integron integrase, translating to MDNSQAPGKPPKLLDRMRAEIRVRRYSVRTEETYVAWARRFILFHGKRHPAEMGAVEVEAFLSYLASGRGVAAATQNQAKASLLFLYKHVLGVDLPWLAGVVQAKVPRRLPVVLTPGEVRVLLGNLDGIAGLVGRLLYGTGMRLMEGLRLRVKDLEFERGEIVVREGKGGKDRVTMLPESLKGALRRQLMVAEGLHALDLEEGIAGVWLPDALAEKCPMAGNSWGWQWVFPSPVRSRDPRGEALRRHHIHPESVQKAFRIAGQRAGIAKPVTPHTLRHSFATHLLHAGQDIRTIQELLGHKDVETTMIYTHVLNRGGRGVTSPLDGI from the coding sequence ATGGATAATTCCCAGGCCCCAGGCAAGCCACCCAAACTGCTGGACCGGATGCGGGCGGAGATCCGGGTGCGGCGCTACAGCGTGCGGACGGAGGAAACCTACGTCGCATGGGCGCGGAGGTTCATCCTCTTTCATGGGAAGCGGCACCCGGCGGAGATGGGGGCGGTGGAGGTGGAGGCGTTCCTTTCCTACCTCGCGAGCGGAAGGGGGGTGGCGGCGGCCACGCAGAACCAGGCGAAGGCCTCCCTGCTGTTCCTCTACAAGCATGTTCTGGGCGTGGACCTGCCCTGGCTTGCGGGGGTGGTGCAGGCGAAGGTGCCGCGGCGGCTTCCCGTCGTGCTGACGCCGGGGGAGGTCAGGGTGCTCCTGGGGAACCTGGACGGGATCGCGGGGCTGGTGGGGCGCCTCCTGTACGGGACCGGGATGCGGCTGATGGAGGGGCTCCGGTTGCGGGTGAAGGATCTGGAGTTCGAGCGTGGGGAGATCGTCGTGCGGGAGGGGAAGGGGGGCAAGGATCGCGTAACCATGCTGCCGGAATCCCTCAAGGGAGCCCTCCGGCGGCAGCTGATGGTCGCGGAGGGGCTCCATGCCCTGGACCTGGAGGAGGGGATCGCTGGGGTCTGGCTTCCGGATGCGCTGGCGGAGAAATGCCCCATGGCGGGGAACTCCTGGGGGTGGCAGTGGGTGTTCCCTTCGCCGGTGCGCTCCCGGGATCCGCGGGGGGAGGCCCTCCGGCGGCACCACATCCACCCCGAGAGCGTCCAGAAGGCCTTCCGCATCGCGGGGCAGCGGGCGGGGATCGCCAAGCCGGTGACGCCCCATACGCTGCGGCATTCCTTCGCCACCCACCTGCTCCACGCGGGGCAGGACATCCGCACCATCCAGGAGCTCCTGGGGCACAAGGACGTGGAGACGACGATGATCTACACCCACGTCCTGAACCGCGGGGGGCGGGGCGTGACGAGTCCGCTGGACGGAATCTAG